Within the Tautonia marina genome, the region GATCCCGTCCATTCGGGCGGGTTCCCGTAATGGCCTGCTTCGCCAGTCTCGATCCCTGAATGACCCCGACAACTCCCACGATGGCTGCCGCAATCCAGACCTCGTCCACCGTCGTGGTCAGGCTGGCGATCCAGGCAATCGTGAACACTCCCACGGGCATAACCGCGCCGAGCGCAATCGCCACCCGAGCGGCCCAAACCTCGGAGCCCGGAACCGGGAGTCCCATCTCCATCGCTTTCATTCGTTCCCGGTATTCCCACTCGCGTCGCCGAGCCCGCTGACGGAGTACGATCACGGTGGGCACCAGAACCAGCGGCATCAAGATCGCCACTATGGGAATCAGGATGACAAGATTATCATCGCTCATGACGAGCCTTTCGTGTTCGAGGGGAGCAATCTTCGGGGCGTGTTGCCAGGACCGCAAGGTGGGTCTGGCTGAATTCGAGAGCCAGGAGGGCCCAGGGGCGTACGCGAAGAAACTCGTTACGAATGCTGATGTTCGGCAGCGTCGTACACGTCGGGATGGACGTAGGGTTTAGCGTGTGAGTTGGCCGAGGTGTTCGGAGGGTTCATGGTCGCCCGAGCGGCGAGCACCGTGCCGCAAATGACCGCCGCCACGCCGACCGCCCCAGCCGACGGCCAGATGAACGGCGCGGCTCCAGACAACTCGGCCGCCTTGACTCCGATCGCGAAGACGCCGATCGGCACCCCTATACCAATGCCAACCGCCAATCGAGCGGGAGTCCACCATCCCGTCTCGTCCGGAAGGGGACGGCCCAGCTCAATCGCCCGCATTCGCTCCTGGTGCTCCATTTCCCTGCGGCGGGCATCCAGGCGGATTCCCAGGACAATCGGCACGCCGATCACGAGAATCACCGCCACACATCCCGCCAGTGCGATCAGCCACATGAGAAGGGTTGGCCCCGCCGGTTCGAGTCTGACTCCCTCCGCCATCTGTCCGAACAGCACCGGCCACGTTCCCAGCAATGATCCCGTCATGCGATCCCTCCGAATTGAGAGGTATTTGTCGCGGCCGTCTTGCGTCGCGGCCCGCGCTGGCCGATGCTGACCGTTTTGCGGGGTCAGCGGAATGATCTTCAGTTCGAAACGCTCGGTTCGACCCGGGATGTCCTCCCCACTCAGGAGGCTCCATTCGGGATCGTTGCTTCGGTCATTCCTCCTCTTGCCCGTTCCAGGCCTGTTCTGATCGGAGATTCACGTCATGGCCCGCGACCGCATCTTGGTAATCGACCAGGGAACCACGAGCACCCGGGCCGTCGTTTACGATACCAGGCTGCAACCGGTTGGCCAGGGACAACGGGAGGTTCCGCCCACGTATCCCAAACAGGGATGGGTCGAGCACGACCCGAAAGCCATCATCGATTCGATCGGCGCCACCGTCACCCAGGCCCTTGCCGATGCCTCGATCGGTCCCGACCGGATCGCCGCCATCGGTCTGACCAACCAGCGCGAGACAACCCTCCTCTGGGACCGATCGACGGGCGAGGCAATCGGCCCGGCCATCGTCTGGCAGGATCGCCGCACGGCCGACCTCTGCCGGCAGCTTTCCAGCCGCGCCGACTGGATCGCCGAGCGCACCGGGCTGTTGATCGACTCGTACTTCTCGGCCACGAAGCTCTCCTGGATGCTCGATCACCTGCCGAACGCCCGAGCCCGGGCCGAGGCCGGCGACCTGGCGTTCGGCACCGTCGATAGCCTCGTCCTCCGCCATCTGACCGGCGGCCGGTTGCACGCGACCGACGTGACCAACGCCTCACGGACTCTCTTGATGGACCTCCGCGAAGCGCGCTGGGCCGACGAGCTTTGCGAGTACTTCGGAATTCCCACCGCAATATTGCCCGAGATCGTCCCCAGTTCCGGAGAAATCGGTCAAACACGCGGTCTGGGCTATTTGCCCGACGGCTTGCCGATCACCGGAATCGCCGGAGACCAGCAAGCCTCCCTCTTTGGCAACGGCTGTTTCCACGTCGGTGAGGCCAAGTGCACCTACGGCACCGGGGCCTTCCTGCTGGTCAACACCGGTGCTGAGGTGGTGCGATCGACGGCCGGACTCGTGACGACTCCCGCCGCCACGCCTCCTGGCCAGGCCCAGCAATACGCGCTCGAAGGCAGCGTCTTCATCGCCGGGGCCGCCGTGCAGTGGTTCCGGGACGGCTTGAAAGCGATCGGCGCGGCCCCGGAAATCAACCCGATCTCCGAAGGGGCCGACCCGGAGAGCGAGCTGCTGTTCGTCCCTGCTCTGACCGGCCTTGGTGCCCCTCACTGGCAACCGGAGGCGCGCGGCACCATCTTCGGGATCACCCGAGGCACGACCGTCCCCGATCTGGCCCGAGCCGTCATTGAGGGGGTTGCCTATCAGATCGCCGACCTTGTCGAGGCGATGAACGCCGATCTCCCGACTCCGCTCGCCTCGCTCCGGGCCGATGGCGGTATGGCCCGATCCGACCCCTTCCTCAAATTCCAGGCCGACCTGATGGGCCTGCCGATCCACCGCAGCCCGCAGACCGAGGCCACCGCCCTCGGCGCCGCTGCATTGGCCGCGCTGGGGGTTGGGCTCCTGACCGACCTCGACGCCATCGCCGACCTGCTCGAATCCGGCGGCGACGACTTCCAGCCCGAGCATGACGTCTTCTGGCGTCGCAAGGCCATGAAACGCTGGCGGCACGCCGTCGAAACGGTTGTCCGACATTATCGGACCCGGTAACCTTCCGAAGGCGATCGACCCGACGCCCCCGGTTCGATGATCCGGAGTCGTCGGGTCGAGACGCCTTGTCAGACGGTCGGCAAGACCCACGGATCGCGGTACGGCCGCGAGAGCATGGCCGCCGCCTCGTCGTCGCCGAGAATCTGCTCGGCCTTCGGGTCCCATCGCAGCCGGTCGCGGCCGAGCCGCAGCGCGATGTTGCCCAGGTGGCAGATCGTGATTGATCGGTGCGCGACCTCGACCGGCGCGGCCGTTTCCCCCCGGCTCATCACGCAGTCGATGAAGTTGCGAAAGTGGTCGTCGCTGGCGTAGAGGCGGATCGCGTCGGGTCCGAGTTC harbors:
- the glpK gene encoding glycerol kinase GlpK, which encodes MARDRILVIDQGTTSTRAVVYDTRLQPVGQGQREVPPTYPKQGWVEHDPKAIIDSIGATVTQALADASIGPDRIAAIGLTNQRETTLLWDRSTGEAIGPAIVWQDRRTADLCRQLSSRADWIAERTGLLIDSYFSATKLSWMLDHLPNARARAEAGDLAFGTVDSLVLRHLTGGRLHATDVTNASRTLLMDLREARWADELCEYFGIPTAILPEIVPSSGEIGQTRGLGYLPDGLPITGIAGDQQASLFGNGCFHVGEAKCTYGTGAFLLVNTGAEVVRSTAGLVTTPAATPPGQAQQYALEGSVFIAGAAVQWFRDGLKAIGAAPEINPISEGADPESELLFVPALTGLGAPHWQPEARGTIFGITRGTTVPDLARAVIEGVAYQIADLVEAMNADLPTPLASLRADGGMARSDPFLKFQADLMGLPIHRSPQTEATALGAAALAALGVGLLTDLDAIADLLESGGDDFQPEHDVFWRRKAMKRWRHAVETVVRHYRTR